Proteins from a genomic interval of Methanobacterium sp.:
- a CDS encoding TetR/AcrR family transcriptional regulator, which translates to MNEKEQKILDTSLKLFVERGFHGTSTAEIARTAGVATGTLFHYFKSKEELIDRLYIYTKESILEAVHRDYDNSKPFKENVKSLWLKFVCLGIKDHYKFNFIMTFHCSPYITAFTKGRIEEKFVELLEVYKKGFEDGKIKEMYDELLMDYFWGNVLNTIMHFEKNPGKMNQENVDLSFELFWDGISR; encoded by the coding sequence TTGAACGAAAAAGAACAGAAAATACTGGACACCTCCCTTAAACTGTTTGTGGAAAGGGGTTTTCACGGGACTTCCACTGCAGAAATTGCCAGAACTGCAGGAGTAGCCACTGGGACACTTTTCCACTACTTCAAAAGCAAGGAAGAACTCATAGATCGTCTTTATATCTACACCAAGGAAAGTATACTGGAGGCAGTACACAGAGATTATGATAACAGTAAACCGTTTAAGGAAAATGTTAAATCATTATGGTTGAAATTTGTGTGTTTGGGGATTAAAGACCATTATAAATTCAATTTTATAATGACTTTCCACTGTTCTCCCTATATTACAGCTTTTACCAAGGGAAGAATTGAGGAAAAATTTGTGGAACTCCTTGAAGTTTATAAAAAAGGATTTGAAGATGGCAAAATCAAGGAAATGTACGACGAACTTCTGATGGATTATTTCTGGGGTAATGTACTCAATACCATAATGCACTTTGAGAAAAACCCGGGAAAAATGAACCAGGAGAATGTAGATCTTTCCTTTGAACTATTCTGGGATGGAATATCACGGTGA
- a CDS encoding DUF2085 domain-containing protein — MKHEVKNEEFKFSNLICHRIPERTFKIRGHYFPVCSRCTGFYIGAFSYFILAYFVYVEYTVYLIFIAIIMLIPAFLDGFTQLIGLRLSNNGLRLLTGLIGGIGLAIIVKAIKWMIISS, encoded by the coding sequence ATGAAACACGAAGTAAAGAATGAAGAATTTAAATTTTCAAATTTAATATGCCACAGAATCCCTGAAAGAACCTTTAAAATTAGGGGACATTATTTTCCTGTTTGTTCTCGATGTACAGGATTCTATATAGGGGCATTTTCCTATTTTATCTTAGCTTACTTTGTTTACGTAGAGTATACTGTTTATTTAATTTTTATCGCAATAATAATGTTAATTCCCGCATTTTTAGATGGTTTTACGCAATTAATTGGATTAAGATTGAGTAATAATGGGTTAAGATTATTAACAGGGTTAATTGGAGGTATAGGCCTCGCAATTATAGTCAAAGCAATAAAATGGATGATAATTAGTAGTTGA
- a CDS encoding ATP-binding protein: MERDVIRINEEKCNGCGSCVTGCPEGALQVIDGKARLISDLFCDGLGACIGDCPEGAIEVERREAKPYDEYKVMENIVKAGPNVTKAHLKHLHEHGQTKYLNEALDFLKEKNIEIPDYEEEAPLACGCPGSAMQVPEPKPGSGESPQILSAELGNWPVQLQLLNPNAPYLKNADLLITADCVPFAYANFHQRFLKDKVLIILCPKLDKTIDEYVDKLSEIFTRQDIKSITIVHMEVPCCSGIEVIVKRALEKAQKNIIIKDYTISINGEIV; the protein is encoded by the coding sequence ATGGAGAGGGATGTTATCCGGATCAATGAAGAAAAATGTAATGGTTGTGGTAGTTGTGTTACTGGGTGTCCAGAGGGTGCACTGCAAGTGATTGATGGTAAGGCCCGGCTCATAAGTGATCTCTTCTGCGATGGACTGGGGGCCTGTATTGGAGACTGCCCTGAAGGAGCCATAGAAGTTGAAAGAAGAGAAGCTAAACCATATGATGAATACAAAGTCATGGAAAATATTGTAAAAGCCGGCCCTAACGTTACCAAGGCCCATCTAAAACATCTTCATGAACATGGCCAGACAAAATACTTGAATGAGGCTTTAGATTTTTTGAAGGAGAAAAATATTGAAATTCCTGATTATGAAGAGGAAGCTCCCCTGGCCTGTGGCTGCCCAGGTTCTGCGATGCAGGTTCCAGAACCAAAACCAGGAAGTGGGGAATCTCCCCAGATTCTAAGTGCAGAACTAGGTAACTGGCCAGTGCAGCTGCAGCTTTTAAATCCCAATGCACCTTACCTTAAAAATGCGGATCTTCTCATTACAGCAGATTGCGTGCCCTTTGCCTATGCCAATTTCCATCAAAGGTTCCTAAAAGATAAAGTTCTGATAATCCTCTGCCCCAAGCTGGATAAGACCATTGACGAATACGTGGATAAGTTAAGTGAGATCTTCACCAGGCAGGATATAAAATCCATTACCATCGTTCACATGGAAGTTCCCTGCTGCTCGGGTATTGAAGTAATCGTCAAACGTGCCCTGGAAAAGGCTCAAAAGAATATAATCATTAAGGATTACACCATTTCCATAAATGGGGAAATAGTATAA
- a CDS encoding DUF4332 domain-containing protein codes for MGYYIDLSKMSLNELKENLKSRNLLPSQQILKKDIDKNFNVIRKQNIEDLHQLQQVLKTKNKVKEFSDLAGLTVDYLTILRREVNSYHPQPRKIKDFPGLSPDTKEKLEKNDIKTTPQLYQKVALKKDRDELKKELGFDEEETLVLAKICDVSRLRYVNPAFATLLLNSEYDTVEKIKNATPDDLYQNLVKVNENKKYYKGRINPKDMEFLVNETLNVLLDVEY; via the coding sequence ATGGGATATTACATTGATTTAAGCAAAATGAGTTTAAACGAACTCAAAGAGAACTTAAAGTCCAGAAATTTACTTCCCAGCCAGCAAATACTCAAAAAAGACATTGACAAAAACTTCAATGTTATAAGAAAACAAAACATCGAAGATTTACATCAACTGCAACAAGTTCTGAAAACAAAAAACAAAGTTAAAGAATTCTCAGATTTAGCTGGATTAACAGTGGACTATTTAACAATTCTCCGAAGGGAAGTAAATAGTTATCATCCTCAACCAAGGAAGATAAAAGATTTCCCTGGTTTATCTCCTGATACCAAGGAAAAACTGGAAAAGAATGATATTAAAACCACTCCCCAACTTTACCAGAAAGTTGCTTTGAAAAAAGATCGGGACGAGTTAAAAAAGGAGTTAGGTTTTGATGAAGAGGAAACATTAGTTTTAGCAAAGATTTGTGATGTTTCCCGGTTGCGTTATGTTAATCCTGCTTTTGCAACCTTGTTACTGAATTCTGAGTATGATACTGTGGAAAAAATAAAAAATGCAACTCCTGATGATTTGTACCAGAATTTAGTAAAGGTAAATGAAAATAAAAAGTATTATAAAGGAAGAATAAACCCCAAAGACATGGAATTTCTGGTTAATGAAACTCTTAATGTTTTATTAGATGTGGAATATTGA
- a CDS encoding isoprenylcysteine carboxylmethyltransferase family protein: MIKIAEKRNTLIFILFALTLFYSYFLMEADQTLLYLFLLIFLAYSFISLIVSRKYGAEIKGWPSIIKERDYTSFALAIPQAGLMVAAVITLYTGIYSIILLLIGFILMLMGMGFNLMVRKELGKNWVPLSKTTDKQELVITGIYSKVRHPFYLSIFILFSGVAIISLNWYGFLFFVLFILGLVIRIKKEEKELIIKFGDEYWDYMQKTPRLIPKIL, from the coding sequence GTGATTAAAATAGCAGAAAAAAGAAACACACTCATCTTCATACTTTTTGCACTGACCCTCTTCTACAGTTATTTCCTGATGGAAGCTGATCAAACATTACTTTACCTGTTCCTATTAATCTTTCTGGCCTATAGTTTCATCTCCTTGATTGTTTCACGTAAATATGGTGCCGAAATCAAAGGATGGCCCAGTATAATAAAAGAAAGGGATTACACCTCCTTTGCCCTGGCTATTCCCCAGGCAGGTCTCATGGTGGCAGCAGTAATCACCCTCTACACTGGAATTTACAGTATAATTCTCTTATTAATTGGATTTATATTAATGTTAATGGGAATGGGCTTCAACTTAATGGTTAGGAAAGAGTTAGGTAAAAATTGGGTGCCACTTTCCAAAACAACCGACAAACAGGAACTGGTAATCACTGGTATTTACTCTAAAGTCCGCCATCCATTCTACCTATCCATTTTCATACTGTTTTCAGGAGTTGCCATCATTTCCTTGAATTGGTATGGGTTCTTGTTTTTCGTTTTATTCATATTAGGGTTGGTAATTCGGATAAAAAAGGAAGAAAAAGAATTAATAATCAAATTTGGTGATGAATACTGGGATTACATGCAAAAAACACCCCGGTTAATTCCAAAAATATTATGA
- a CDS encoding NAD(P)/FAD-dependent oxidoreductase gives MYDVIVIGAGPAGCIAAKKLGESGYKVLLTEKMSLPREKSCSGILIPKSIQMVEKEFGKIPESVFSHPPINQGIVINSAHGKEYRFESEGYNIWRNLFDQWMSLKAEYAGCTLQTLTSATVCEEEKDHIRVTFARMPAVKGGNDLKNGKPEIFHEKARIVISCDGASSRIRRDILKSPSDHIITYQTFCKGSIDLDYGFFHAFLDPQFSQYDAWFNVKDEYLIMGVGVKDASLMKHYHSKFVSYLKSQHNAQIDSFEKEEVGLMPHITPEFRVDLGKGRVLFAGDAAYLLNPMGEGISSALASGSAAAEAIKTEFASGSDVNPSNVLNTYESNLKGEIEYMIRQWKFLSTISPEFRSFQNNAHRFP, from the coding sequence TTGTACGACGTTATCGTTATTGGAGCAGGACCTGCTGGTTGTATTGCTGCTAAAAAATTGGGAGAATCAGGTTATAAAGTTTTATTAACCGAAAAAATGAGTTTACCCCGGGAGAAGTCATGCTCGGGCATTCTAATACCAAAGTCAATCCAGATGGTTGAAAAGGAATTTGGGAAAATACCAGAGAGTGTTTTCTCCCATCCCCCCATTAATCAGGGAATTGTAATTAACAGTGCCCATGGGAAGGAGTACCGGTTTGAAAGTGAAGGTTACAATATCTGGAGGAACTTATTCGACCAGTGGATGAGCCTTAAAGCAGAATATGCTGGTTGCACCCTTCAAACTCTCACTTCAGCTACAGTTTGTGAAGAGGAAAAAGATCATATCAGGGTGACCTTCGCCAGGATGCCTGCAGTTAAGGGTGGCAATGATTTAAAAAATGGAAAACCTGAAATCTTTCATGAGAAGGCCAGGATAGTAATATCCTGTGATGGGGCATCCAGCAGGATAAGAAGGGATATTCTAAAATCACCCTCGGATCACATAATCACTTATCAAACCTTCTGTAAAGGTAGTATTGATCTTGATTATGGTTTTTTCCATGCCTTTTTAGATCCGCAATTTTCACAGTACGATGCCTGGTTCAATGTGAAGGATGAGTACCTGATTATGGGCGTGGGGGTTAAAGATGCCTCCCTCATGAAACATTACCATTCTAAATTCGTTTCATATCTTAAATCACAACATAATGCACAGATAGATTCATTTGAAAAGGAGGAGGTGGGTTTAATGCCCCACATCACACCTGAGTTTAGGGTGGATCTGGGAAAGGGTCGGGTTCTTTTTGCAGGGGATGCTGCCTATCTTTTAAACCCCATGGGTGAGGGAATATCCAGTGCCCTGGCCAGTGGTTCCGCTGCAGCTGAGGCCATTAAAACTGAATTTGCATCTGGAAGTGATGTAAATCCAAGTAATGTGTTGAATACTTATGAAAGTAATTTAAAAGGAGAGATAGAGTACATGATAAGGCAGTGGAAGTTTCTGAGTACGATTTCCCCTGAGTTTAGGTCCTTCCAAAACAATGCCCACCGTTTTCCCTAG
- a CDS encoding class I SAM-dependent methyltransferase, producing the protein MFDKLYQINKKPKPFEFYTALDLWTDEYTSQKMLEYHLDESIDVSSRNIKFIEKSVWWMVNLLNLNSDSSLIDFGCGPGLYTNRLAKKGIKVTGIDFSKRSIGYAKERSAKFNLNVNYIHQNYLDFVTDGKFDAITMIMCDYCALSPQQRRIMLGKFRRFLETHGKIILDVYSLNYFNQKEESATYELNQMDHFWSSEDYYCFINSFKYNPEKVTLDKYTIIEATGQKKVIYNWLQHFSLQSLKQEFEENGFKIDNVYGDVTGSDYDPESDGFAIVASKK; encoded by the coding sequence ATGTTTGACAAATTATACCAGATAAATAAAAAACCAAAGCCCTTCGAGTTTTATACAGCCCTAGATCTCTGGACTGATGAGTATACTTCTCAGAAAATGTTAGAGTATCATCTGGATGAGTCCATTGATGTTTCTTCACGCAACATTAAGTTTATCGAAAAATCAGTTTGGTGGATGGTGAATTTGCTGAACTTGAACTCTGATTCTAGCTTAATTGACTTTGGCTGTGGTCCAGGTCTTTATACCAATCGATTAGCCAAAAAAGGAATTAAAGTGACTGGAATTGATTTTTCAAAAAGATCCATTGGTTATGCCAAGGAAAGATCTGCAAAATTCAATTTGAATGTTAATTATATTCACCAGAACTACCTTGATTTTGTTACCGACGGCAAATTCGATGCAATTACCATGATCATGTGCGACTACTGTGCCCTGAGTCCTCAGCAAAGAAGGATCATGCTGGGCAAATTCAGGAGATTTCTTGAAACCCATGGGAAAATCATTCTCGATGTTTACTCTTTGAATTACTTTAATCAAAAAGAAGAATCGGCCACCTATGAATTAAATCAAATGGACCATTTCTGGTCTTCAGAAGATTACTACTGCTTCATTAACAGTTTTAAATATAACCCGGAAAAGGTAACTCTAGATAAATACACAATCATTGAAGCCACTGGGCAAAAAAAAGTCATTTACAACTGGTTACAGCACTTCAGTTTACAATCACTTAAACAGGAATTTGAAGAAAATGGGTTTAAAATAGATAATGTTTATGGGGATGTTACAGGTAGCGATTATGATCCTGAGTCCGATGGATTTGCGATTGTTGCAAGTAAAAAATAG
- a CDS encoding MATE family efflux transporter, giving the protein MNTNTESSKDVDQRISMVTGEPKKAIRVLAVPMIISMLLIMAYNLADSIWVAGLGPNALAALGFINPLFMIVIGLGNGLGAGATSLIARCIGANNKKGADNAAMHSILITIAVSAVATVILLLFLPNILLVMGAGVTLSLAIEYGQIVFGGLIFLIFSSVASGILRAEGDVNRPMYAMAATSILNIILDPIFIYYFGWGVSGAAWATVLSSTIACIFMIYWLLIKRDTYVSFAKKDFKASWNVVKNILLVALPASVETLVMSVLGIVLNIILVITGGAEAVAVYTAGWRVVMMAMIPPIGIGTAAITVAGAAYGARKYENLSIALSYSAKLGVGIAVVTGILSYVFAGNIASIFTYSPESAFMAPSIAAFLQVMFLFYLTVPLGITASSIFQAMGKGVTSLILTVIREVLFVAFFAYLFAFTLGFGSPGVWWGIVVGGGLGCAVAYIWATIYIRRLRKNY; this is encoded by the coding sequence ATGAATACTAATACGGAAAGTTCCAAAGACGTGGATCAGCGTATCTCCATGGTCACTGGAGAACCTAAAAAAGCCATCAGGGTACTGGCAGTGCCAATGATCATTTCTATGCTTCTGATCATGGCCTACAACCTGGCAGACAGTATATGGGTTGCTGGTCTAGGGCCAAATGCCCTTGCTGCGTTAGGTTTCATTAACCCCCTCTTCATGATAGTTATTGGGTTGGGTAATGGTCTGGGGGCGGGGGCTACATCATTAATCGCCAGATGCATAGGCGCTAACAACAAAAAAGGTGCAGATAATGCAGCAATGCATTCTATACTCATCACAATAGCAGTATCGGCCGTGGCAACAGTTATACTATTACTATTCTTACCCAACATCCTCCTGGTGATGGGTGCTGGTGTTACACTGAGCCTGGCCATAGAGTACGGTCAGATAGTGTTTGGAGGACTGATCTTCCTGATCTTCTCCAGTGTAGCCTCGGGTATACTCCGAGCAGAGGGGGATGTGAATCGTCCCATGTACGCCATGGCAGCAACATCCATCCTGAACATAATCCTGGACCCCATATTCATATATTACTTCGGATGGGGAGTTAGTGGAGCTGCCTGGGCCACCGTACTTTCCAGTACCATTGCCTGCATATTCATGATCTACTGGCTACTTATAAAAAGAGACACTTATGTTTCTTTCGCGAAAAAAGACTTCAAAGCAAGCTGGAATGTGGTGAAAAACATTTTACTGGTGGCTTTACCTGCCAGTGTTGAGACACTGGTCATGTCTGTCCTTGGAATAGTTTTAAACATTATCCTGGTGATAACTGGGGGAGCAGAGGCAGTGGCAGTCTACACCGCCGGCTGGAGGGTGGTGATGATGGCTATGATACCACCAATTGGAATTGGAACCGCAGCCATTACCGTGGCCGGGGCAGCATACGGAGCTCGGAAATATGAAAACCTTTCCATAGCATTGAGCTACTCAGCCAAGTTAGGAGTGGGAATCGCAGTAGTGACAGGCATACTATCCTATGTATTTGCCGGGAACATAGCCAGCATATTCACCTACTCCCCGGAAAGCGCATTCATGGCACCATCCATAGCAGCCTTCTTACAGGTGATGTTCCTGTTTTACCTCACTGTTCCGCTGGGAATCACTGCCAGCTCCATCTTCCAGGCCATGGGTAAGGGAGTAACCTCCCTCATCCTGACGGTAATCAGAGAAGTGTTGTTTGTCGCCTTTTTCGCTTACTTATTTGCCTTCACACTGGGTTTCGGATCCCCTGGTGTCTGGTGGGGAATAGTAGTAGGAGGAGGACTGGGATGTGCAGTAGCCTATATCTGGGCTACCATATACATAAGACGCCTTAGAAAGAATTATTAA
- a CDS encoding flavodoxin family protein has product MKVVGFVGSPREGSNTGIMVEEILNGASEAGAETELLNLSKMDIAPCKACMHCKENNGECGTSDDMQIAYAKIREADAFVLGSPVYMWQMSAQAKLFTDRLFANFKTGFEEKYGQKDMALVFSQNNPDENMFKEYFYYTRNMFDFLGYNVVDMLTSTENRIPGEVKNKKEVMDRARKIGRELAKG; this is encoded by the coding sequence ATGAAGGTAGTGGGATTTGTTGGAAGCCCCCGGGAAGGGAGCAACACTGGGATTATGGTTGAAGAAATATTAAATGGTGCCAGTGAAGCTGGAGCAGAAACTGAACTTTTAAATTTGAGTAAGATGGATATCGCCCCCTGTAAGGCATGCATGCACTGTAAGGAAAATAATGGGGAATGTGGTACTAGTGATGATATGCAGATTGCCTATGCTAAGATAAGGGAGGCCGATGCCTTTGTACTGGGTTCCCCTGTTTACATGTGGCAGATGAGTGCCCAGGCAAAACTCTTCACTGACCGGCTTTTCGCCAACTTCAAGACAGGATTTGAGGAAAAATACGGGCAAAAAGACATGGCACTGGTATTCTCACAGAACAACCCTGATGAAAACATGTTTAAGGAATACTTTTACTACACCCGCAACATGTTCGATTTTCTAGGTTATAATGTGGTGGACATGCTCACATCAACGGAAAACCGGATTCCCGGAGAAGTTAAAAACAAAAAAGAAGTTATGGACCGGGCAAGAAAGATTGGCAGGGAACTGGCCAAGGGCTAA
- a CDS encoding AI-2E family transporter, producing the protein MISHIKKMSSSTIFPLLLLLTILSLVVLSPIITMVIFGAILAYYVRFISQKIKPYVKYDTLAIFLGMILLTIPIAILLYFTITQILGISSLLLGSVQQATAGNSTMDLSHINGAVEKLGLSPAITQNIVDAIKSGILQLLSAITNSLITMVSSIPALAAQILILIFSIFYFARDGDKIVQYIKDVVPDKDKSFYREVLEGADDVLKSIIVGNIIPAAILGILSGVVYYFLGYPYVILLAIVSGIAMFIPIIGPWIVYGVIGLFSILTGNTVQGVLVIFFGWIIETTTDFYIRPRISVQYSEVHPLVFLLGFIYGAVTMGIPGLFIGPLILGITYAAYKVYRQERVKSKQTQD; encoded by the coding sequence ATGATTTCACATATTAAAAAAATGTCCTCATCAACCATATTCCCACTCTTACTACTTCTGACCATTTTATCCCTGGTAGTTTTATCCCCCATCATAACCATGGTGATCTTTGGGGCTATTTTAGCCTACTACGTACGTTTCATCTCCCAGAAAATCAAACCTTACGTTAAATATGATACCCTGGCTATTTTCTTAGGAATGATCCTCCTGACCATCCCTATTGCTATACTCCTGTACTTTACCATCACCCAGATTTTAGGTATTTCCAGTTTACTCTTGGGATCTGTTCAGCAGGCCACTGCAGGAAACTCCACCATGGATCTTAGCCACATCAATGGTGCAGTGGAAAAACTGGGCCTTTCACCGGCTATTACCCAAAACATTGTCGATGCCATAAAATCAGGGATCCTGCAACTCTTATCGGCCATAACCAATTCATTAATCACTATGGTCAGTTCTATCCCTGCTTTAGCTGCTCAAATCCTCATATTGATTTTTTCAATCTTTTATTTTGCCAGAGACGGGGATAAAATAGTTCAATACATAAAAGACGTGGTTCCAGATAAGGATAAAAGTTTTTACAGGGAAGTCCTGGAGGGTGCTGATGATGTCCTAAAAAGCATCATAGTGGGTAACATCATCCCTGCCGCCATACTGGGAATCCTCTCAGGAGTGGTTTACTACTTCCTGGGTTATCCTTACGTGATTCTGTTAGCCATAGTAAGTGGAATTGCAATGTTCATACCTATAATAGGGCCATGGATTGTTTACGGGGTTATTGGGCTTTTCAGCATCCTCACTGGAAACACAGTTCAGGGTGTGCTGGTGATTTTCTTCGGCTGGATAATTGAAACCACCACAGACTTCTACATCCGCCCCCGGATTTCAGTCCAGTACTCGGAGGTCCATCCGCTGGTCTTCCTCCTGGGATTCATCTACGGTGCAGTTACCATGGGCATTCCAGGCCTCTTTATAGGACCATTGATACTGGGAATAACCTATGCCGCCTATAAAGTTTACAGGCAGGAACGAGTAAAATCAAAACAGACACAAGATTAA
- a CDS encoding DUF3426 domain-containing protein, with product MTKICPKCNKVNADSAGFCQNCGTKLKESVTAPSKNKEPKSGASGWWSKQSSGGKAAIMFVGVCVVGLIVIVGLAGMISSDKTTATHSSSSSVSTSSLPTGNITVLSSSARRDSIGNYIVSGEVQNNYNTDKKYVEISGTGYDSTGKVVATHTTYASLDSIPAGGTSPFTLYLDDENDQIVTYKLQAQA from the coding sequence ATGACAAAGATTTGTCCTAAGTGTAATAAAGTAAATGCAGATTCAGCAGGATTCTGTCAGAATTGTGGTACAAAATTAAAAGAATCTGTAACTGCACCATCGAAAAATAAAGAGCCAAAAAGTGGAGCAAGTGGATGGTGGAGTAAACAAAGTTCAGGTGGGAAAGCAGCGATCATGTTTGTAGGAGTTTGTGTTGTAGGACTCATAGTAATTGTAGGGCTGGCAGGGATGATTTCTTCGGATAAAACAACTGCAACACATTCATCATCTTCATCTGTAAGCACATCTTCACTACCAACAGGAAACATAACGGTATTAAGTTCAAGTGCAAGACGCGATAGTATTGGAAATTATATAGTTTCGGGGGAAGTTCAAAACAATTATAATACTGATAAAAAATACGTTGAAATCAGCGGAACAGGTTATGATTCAACTGGTAAAGTTGTTGCAACTCATACAACATATGCCAGCCTTGATTCAATACCTGCAGGGGGTACATCACCATTTACACTTTACTTGGATGATGAAAATGACCAAATAGTGACGTATAAACTGCAAGCACAAGCTTAA
- a CDS encoding aldo/keto reductase, whose translation MQYRKNEKNGDEISALGFGAMRLPTKNGTIDKENAKKQIYYAIDHGVNFIDTAFPYHGGASESFLGEILKDGYRERVMLCTKMPSWSIKKYEDMEKYLETQLDKLQTDHIDYYLIHSLGKGSFERLKELGVLEFLEKMKKEGKIHNIGFSFHDNSDAFKGIADAYPWDACLIQYNYLDEKTQAGTEGVEYAHSQGIAVFIMEPLKGGILANVPEEAQKIWDSAPVQRSPADWALRWVLDHPEVTCVISGMGELSQVKENIQVAEETLPGSLTEDELKLYNEVKQVYRDLMKIDCTSCGYCMPCPVGVDIPSCFEIYNHKYMFKTKGTSFTYLTRLGGVFSGNESHAGLCNGCGKCVRACPQKLEIPTLLEDVSKELGGVGFQYRVKIGKAVLVPLFDAFLSISDRFSRRSRA comes from the coding sequence ATGCAGTACAGGAAAAATGAGAAAAATGGTGATGAAATTTCGGCACTGGGCTTCGGAGCCATGCGCCTGCCCACCAAAAACGGGACGATTGACAAAGAAAATGCCAAAAAACAGATATATTATGCAATAGACCATGGTGTGAACTTCATTGACACCGCATTCCCATACCATGGTGGAGCCAGTGAATCATTTTTAGGGGAAATACTCAAGGACGGGTACCGGGAAAGGGTTATGCTCTGCACCAAGATGCCATCCTGGTCTATAAAAAAATATGAAGACATGGAAAAGTACCTGGAAACCCAGCTGGACAAACTTCAAACTGACCATATTGACTATTACTTAATCCACAGCCTGGGGAAAGGTAGTTTCGAAAGACTTAAAGAGCTGGGTGTCCTGGAATTTTTAGAAAAGATGAAAAAAGAGGGTAAGATCCATAATATAGGATTCTCCTTCCACGATAACAGCGATGCTTTTAAAGGTATTGCGGATGCCTACCCATGGGATGCCTGTTTAATCCAGTACAACTATCTGGATGAGAAAACCCAGGCCGGGACCGAAGGAGTAGAATACGCACATTCCCAGGGGATTGCCGTGTTTATTATGGAACCATTAAAAGGAGGTATCCTGGCGAACGTGCCAGAAGAAGCCCAGAAGATATGGGATAGTGCACCTGTTCAGCGGAGCCCGGCAGATTGGGCTTTAAGATGGGTACTTGATCATCCGGAAGTGACCTGTGTGATTTCCGGGATGGGTGAATTAAGCCAGGTTAAAGAGAATATCCAGGTGGCAGAAGAAACCCTGCCAGGCAGTCTCACTGAAGATGAATTAAAACTTTACAACGAAGTTAAACAGGTTTACCGGGATCTTATGAAAATTGACTGCACTTCCTGTGGTTACTGCATGCCTTGCCCGGTGGGAGTTGATATTCCGTCATGTTTTGAGATCTACAACCACAAGTACATGTTCAAAACTAAGGGAACATCATTCACATATTTAACACGCCTGGGTGGTGTTTTCAGCGGCAATGAATCCCATGCAGGACTCTGTAACGGCTGCGGAAAGTGTGTGAGGGCCTGCCCCCAGAAACTTGAAATTCCCACACTTTTAGAGGATGTTTCCAAGGAATTGGGAGGAGTAGGATTCCAGTACCGGGTGAAGATTGGTAAAGCAGTCTTAGTGCCTCTTTTTGATGCTTTCCTGTCCATTAGTGACCGTTTCTCACGGAGATCACGTGCCTGA